TGTCGGTGGTCAGGCGCGACAGCACCTCGCCGGTGCGGGTGGTCTCGAAGAACTCGGGACTCTGGCGCACCACGTGGCCATAGACCGCGCTACGGATATCGGCGGTGACGCGCTCGCCCAGCCAGGACACCATGTAGAAGCGGGCGGCGGTGGCGACTGCCAGCACGGCGGCCACGCCGAACAGGGCCAGGAAGGTGGCGTTGATATGTTCCAGGCTGCCGCCTTCGATGGCGGCGCCGGCCGCCGCGGTGGCCGACCCGGCGGCCGCGCCGAAGCCCAGGTCGATCATCTGCTTGAATGCGGCGGGAATCGCCAGCGTGGCGCCGGCCGCGAACAGCAGGGCGATGCCGGCCAGCAGGAACTGGCGGCGATAGGGACGCAGGAAGGGCCCGAGGCCCCTGAGGGTGGCCAGGCTGCTCTTGCCGGATGGCGTGGATGCTGGATTGCTGGTGTTACGGGTGGTCATCTGGTCGTTCTTGTTTTCTTAGAGCTTCATGGGCTGCACATAGCCGGTCATCTCGAGGTAGCCGCGGCCCACCCGGCGGCCGCCCTGGTGGATCGTGACCGCGCCTTCCCAGTACACGGCGCCGGTCGAGCGGCGCGAATCGAGTTCCTGGTCCTGCTGCAGCGGCAGCACCTGCCAGCTATCGCCGCCGGTGGTGATCGTGGTCGCGATCGGATAGGTGGCGCCGGTACGCGGCGAGGTCCAGTGGGTCTGCGGCGCGAACGAAATCTGCTCGGGCGCGTAGTGCACCACCTTGCCGGCCCTGTCGCGCCTGGTCGCGTGCGCCCATAGTTTACCACCTTGGCGGTCGCGGATCTGGAAAGCCATCAGGGCGCCGCCGTCGTCGAGGTTGGCGCCGACCCAGTCCCAGCCGACGGCGTCCGGCTGCAGCGCTTCGCTCGACCATTCGTGGTCGAGCCAGGCGGTCCCGGTTACCTGCGTGGCCGCCATGCCGGCGCGGCCGACCGTGCCGCTCACTTCCAGGTGCGGCTCGCTGTAGTAGTAGCTCGCGTGCTGGGCGCTGGGGCCCTTGCGCGAATAGCCGCCCTGGCCCTGCACCAGCACCGGCTGGGTCGGGCGCAGGCGCAGTTCGAGCGTCAGCTGGTTGGAGCGGATCGTCACCCGATACAGGCCGTTGGCGTCGCGCACCATGCGCCAGTCGTCCAGTTTCAGGTCGGTGTTGCCGGGCCGGGCCCAGGCCATGCTGAAGCCTTCGCGCGCGCTGCGCTCGTCGTGGACAAGGCGGCCCACCTGCGGGTCGGACAGGGCGGCGTGGCCGATCACCAGCTGGCGCGGGGCGAAGTGGCTGGGGTTGTCGTTGTCAGCGCCGGTGCGGCTGCGAAAGAAGGTCACCTGGAAGCCGAGCGGGCGTTTATCCGGCGTCTCGACCCAGCCGGTGACGTACCACCACTCGGTGCGAAATTCGGGATGGGCGCCGTAGTCGCGCGGGAACGACAGCCCGGCGCCGGGCGTGACCGGCGCAAAGACAGGCGCGGCCGCCTGCGACGACATCGACAACAGCAACAGCAGGTACAAGAAAAAACGCATTACCAATCCTCTCTGACCGCGCGCACCGGGCCGCCGGACAATGCCTGGCGTCCCGATACCAGCGCGGTGGCGATCGATGCAGCGACCAGCACCGCGGCCACGCTGCCCAGCAGGGGCCAGGGCAGGTGCAGGCCCATCGTCCAGTGGAAGGACTGCGGGTTGATCACGTACACCAGGATCAGGCTGATCACCAGCCCGAGCGCGAAGCCGGCGATCACGCCAAGGCTCGTCAGCAGTCCGCCCTCGAAGGCGAGCAGCTGCAAGACCTGGCGCCGGGTGACGCCGACGTGGCGCAGCATACCGAATTCTCGCGCCCTTGCCAAAGTCTGGGCCGAAAAACTTGCCGCGATGCCCGACAGGCCGATGGCGATCGCGATCGCCTCCAGTAGGTAAGTCACGGCGAAACTGCGGTCGAAGATCTTGAGGCTCGTGGCGCGGATCTCGCCCGGTTTCATCAGGTTGAGGGCCGGTCCGAACGGCAGCGCGCGCAGGCTGCCCTCGAGCGTCGCGACGTCGGCGCCGCGCGCGCTCCACAGGGCGGCGTCGGTCACCTCGCGCTCGCCCGTCAGCCGGCGGTAGTCCTGCAGCTGGAGCACGACCGAGCCGGCCTGGTTGGCGTAGTCGCGCCAGGCGCCGGCCACGAAGAACTCGGCTTCGGCGCCGCCCAGCGGCAGCCGCAGGCGCTGCCCGACGCGGGCGCCATACAGGTCGAGCATCGCTTCCGACACCCAGGCCGGGCGGCTGCCGGGCGGGATCGGCATGGACTCGCCGACTAGGTACAGCAGGCGCGCCGGGTCGCTGGCGTCGATGTCGCGCGCGATGACGACGATCGGCGGCCGCTCGGGGGCCAGCGACACGCGCCGGGTGCGCAGGAACTGGACTTTCTCGACGCCGGGCAGCGCGGCCAGCGCCGCCTGCTGGTCGAGCGTGAGAAAACCGGTGCCGCCGGCATCGACCGTGCGTACGTACAGGTCGGCCGGCAGGATGTGGCCCATCCAGTCGTCGACCGAGACCCGGAAACTCGACACCATGATCCCCATCGCCACCATCAGGCTGAAGCTGGCCAGGATGCCGCCCAGCGCGATCGAGGCCTGGCCCGGCGCATTGGCCAGGCGCGCCAGCGACAGCGCCAGCACCGGCGGGCCACTGCCGCGCCGGGCGAGCAGCGCTTCCAGCGCACGGAAGGTGATCGAGGCGAAGCGCGGCATCAGGCCGATGCCGCCGACCAGCAGCAGGGCAATGGCCAGGTAGCCGAACAGCGGCAGTTCGAATACGGGCGGCGCGAACGAGAGCACGGCGGCCAGCAGCAGGCATACGATGGCGGGCCAGACCCGCGCCAGGCGCGTCAGCGGGGCCTCGTCGGCGCCGGACTTGATCGCCACCGCCGGCCGTGCGCGCGCCGCCTCCCAGGCCGGCGCCAGGCAGCCGAGCAGGGCCACGCCCAGCCCGAGCCCGAAGAACACGAGCGCCGCGCCGGGCGTGAACGCGACTTGCGGGCGGGTGCCGGGGAAGTAGCCGGCGCCCAGGTCGCCGCCGAAGAAATGCAGGGCGGCGGCCGCTAGCGCATAGCCGGCGCCGATGCCGAGCAGGGCGCCCAGCACGCCCAGGCTGCCGCCTTCGAGCAGCACCTGGCGCAGTAACTGGCCGCGCGCCAGTCCCAGCACGCGCAGCAGCGCGAACTGGCTGCGGCGACGCATCACCGACAGCGCCTGCGTCGAGAACACGAGGAAGGCGCCGGTGAACAGCGCCACCAGCGCCAGCACGGTCAGGTTGACGCGGTAGGCGCGGCTCATATTGGCGGTGCGGCTTTCCTGGTCGGCGTCGTTCGGCTGGCCCACCGTGAAGCGGCCCGGCCAGATCCGTTCCAGCTCGGCGGCGAGACTGCGCTGGAAGGCGGCGCGGTCGACGCCGTCGCGCAACTTGAGGTCGACCCGCGACAGCTGGCCCAGGCGATTGAGGCGCCACTGGGCGGCGCCGATGTCCATCACCGCCAGGCGCTGGCCGGCGCGCGCGCGCTGGACCGGGCCGGCCACCCTCAGCGACACCTCGCCGGTGCCGGCGCGCAGCACCAGGGTGTCGCCGCGCCGTTTATCGAGCCAGGCCTCGGCGGCCGGCGATAAAAACAGCGCGTCGTCGGCCAGGATGTCGAGCCGGCGGCCGTTGGCGGTCACGCCGAGCAGGTCGGGCGAAATCGCGCCGGCGCGGAAGGCGTCGAGCCCGATCACGCGCAACTGTCCTTCGGCGCCCGGCACCCCGGCCTGGACCTCGAGGATGGGCGAGGCCAGCGCCACGTCCGGGTGTTCGGCCAGCAGCGGATACACGGATTCGTCGAACAGCGGTTCGCGCCCCTGTACCTGGATGTCGGCCTGCCCCGACAGGCTCTTGACGGCCGCCGAGAATTCGTTGAAGGCGGCGGCATTGATCAGGTGGATGGCGAAGCCCATCGCCACCCCGACCGCGATGGCGGCGATGGCGACCAGGGCGCGCACCGGATGCGCGCGCCATTCGCCCAGCAACAGCCAGCGCGACAACTGGCTCAGGCCGGGCATTCCACCGCCATCGTCTCGACCTGGCGCCGCGCCTTGATGCGGGCGGCTTCTTTCGCGTCGCCGCGGGTGCGCGCCAGGTCTTCCTCGAGCCACTGGCGCTGCAGGCGCAGCTTGTCGCAGCGCTTGCGCAGCGCCAGCGCCGCGCGCCGGGCGCGTTCGGCCTCGAGGTCTTCGCGCAGGGTTTGCCCGGCATGCCGCGCGTCGATCGCGCGCGCCAGTTCGTGCGCGCGCGCCATCCGCGCCTGGGTGTCGGGGTCGGGCACGGGCGCGGCGCGTAGCGCCAGTTGGGCGCCGGCGCCGGTGCAGGGACGGTCGCTGTAGCTCACCCGTCCACCCTCATGGCATTTGTAGATCGTGCCGGCCAGCGCATGCTGGCACAGCAGGCAGGCGATGGCGACGATGAATCGACGAAACATGGGCGGCTCCCGGTCATAGTATCTTCCCGGGATTCATGATGCTGAGCGGGTCGAGCGCGCCTTTGATGGCACGCATCATGCCGAGTTCGACCGGCGATTTATAGCGCGCCAGTTCCTCGCGTTTCAGCACGCCGATGCCGTGTTCGGCCGAGATCGAGCCGCCAAAGGCGTCGACCAGGTCGTGCACGATGCGGTTCACCGACGCCTGATGGGCCAGGAAGGCATCATGTTCCACACCGATGGGAGGCGCCACGTTGTAGTGCAGGTTGCCGTCGCCCAGGTGGCCGAAGGTCACGGGCTGGCAGCCGGGGAAGGCCTGGTCCAGCGCGGCGTCGGCGCGCGCGATGAAGTCGGGAATGGTTGAAACCGGCAACGAGATGTCATGCTTGATATTCTTGCCGGCCGCCGCCTGCGCCAGGGGGATGTGCTCGCGCAGCCGCCACAGGCCAAGCGCCTGCTGCTGCGAGGTGGCGACCACCGCGTCGCGCGCCACGCCGGCCTCCAACGCCTGGCCGACGCTGGACTCCAGCAGACCATGCGCATGCTGGTCGGACTCGTTGCTCGACAGCTCGACCAGCGCATACTGGGGATGGCGCGCGGCGAACGGTCTCGGCAGGTCGGGAAACTGCGCCGCCACCAGGTCCAGGCAAAAGGCCGACATCAGCTCGAAACCGGTCAGCGCCGCGCCGCAGCGCGCCTGCAGCAGGCCCAGCAGCTCGAGCGCATGGCGCGGCGAGTCGAGCGCCACCAGCGCGGTGAGCGCGGCGCGCGGCGCCGGATACAGTTTCAATACCGCCGCCGTGATCACGCCCAGCGTGCCTTCGGCGCCGATGAAGAGGTCGCGCAGCGCATAACCGGTATTGTCCTTGCGCAGGCCGCGCAAGCCATCCCACACCTCGCCCTGGGCATTGACGACTTCGAGGCCCAGGCACAGTTCGCGCGTATTGCCATAGCGCAGCACGGCGGTGCCGCCGGCATTGGTCGACAGGTTGCCGCCGATCGTGCAGCTACCTTCGGCCGCCAGCGACAGCGGATACAGCATCCCGGCGTACGCGGCCGCGGCCTGGATGTCGGCCAGGATGCAGCCGGCCTCCACCGTCATGGTGCGGTTGGCTGGATCGATGGCCCGGATCCGGTTCAAGCGCCGCAGCGACAGCACGATCGCATCGCCGGACAGGTCGGGCACGCTGCCCATGACCAGGCCGGTGCGGCCGCCCTGCGGCACGATGGGCACGCGCGCCGCGGCGCAGGCGGTCACGATGGCGGCCACCTGCGCGGTGTCCAGCGGCAGCACGACCGCCAGGCCGCGTCCGCTGTAGCGGCCGCGCCAGTCGGCCATGAAGGGCGCCATATCGGCTTGATCGGTGATGACGTGGCTGGCGCCGACGATCGCGCGGCAGCGGGCCAGCAGCGATGCCCTGCTATCCTCAGCCATGCGGCACTTTGACCTTGTCCAGCAATTCCTTGGCCAGGCGCTGCGCCTCTTTTTTATAGGGCCGCAGGTAGAGCAGGGCGCTGAAGTAATACACGACCACCAGCACGATCTCGCCGATCGCCATATGGCGCGAGGCCGCGCTCTGGTCGGCCCAGGCCCGCACCACGCCTTCCGCAAAATAGATCAGGATCAGCATCGACGACCATTGCAAGGTGTACAGGTCGCGCTTGATCACCCCACGCAGCGGCAATAGCAGGGGCAAGGCCTTCAGCGCCAGCAGCCAGCTGCCCGGCTGCAGCGGCGCGACGAAGGCTTCCCAGGCGACCAGCCAGCCGATCAGCCAGATCAGGCTGGCGATCGCCCCGATATGAAAGAGTCTTTTCCCTGTTCCCATCAGTGCCTTCCATGCAGTTTCAGGGCCGCTTCCGCCAGGCGGCGACCGAGCGCGATCGACAGTGTACGCTCGTCTTCGGTCACGGGGCGCTTGCCGTCGACGCCGGCCCAGTGGGTCGCGCCATAGGGGCTCCCGCCGCTGGCCGTGTTCATCAATTCAGGATGGGTATAGGGCAGGCCCATCACCATCATCCCGTGGTGCAGCAGGGGGATCATCATCGACAGAAGGGTCGCCTCTTGCCCGCCGTGCAGGCTGCCGGTGGAAGCGAACACCACCGCCGGCTTGCCGGACAGCGTACCATTGACCCAGTCGGTCGCCGTACCGTCGAGGAAATACTTCATGCTGGCCGCCATATTGCCGAAGCGGGTGGGCGAACCGAGCGCCAGGCCGGCGCATTCGCGCAGGTCGTCCAGCTCGACATAGGGCGAGCCCTGGTCGGGAATGCCGGGCGCGGTCGCTTCGGCGACGCTGGACACCGGCGGCACGGTGCGCAACCTGGCCTCCGCCCCCGGCACGCTGTCGATGCCCTGGGCAATCAGTTCGGCCAGCTTGCGCGTGGCGCCATGGCGCGAATAGTAGAGGACGAGGATGCTCAGAGGGGTCGTGTTCATCCTTGGTATTATAGTGCGCTTTGTTGAAATGACATGCTTGCGACGATGACGATACCGGTGAATCCGACACCATGCTGAACAAGACACTGAGCCAGTTCGCGCGCGCCGGCGGCGAGTCCGGGGGCGACACTGCCGAGCGTGGCCTGACCTGGCCTGAAGCACGCGACCTGGTGCGCTTCGCCGCGCGCCGCCTGCGCGAGGAACGCCTGCCGCAGGTGGCCGGCAGCCTGACCTTCACCACGACCCTGGCGCTGGTGCCGCTGTTGACCATCGTGCTGGCCATCTTCACCATGTTCCCGGCCTTCGGCCAGGTGCGCGAGATGATCGACGCCTGGTTCGTGCAGAACCTGATGCCCAGGGCGATCGCCAGCACGATCAGCGGCAACCTGACCCAGTTCGCCGACAAGGCCAAGGGCCTGTCGGCGCTCGGCGCGGTGGCGCTGCTGTTCACCACGGCGGCCACCATGAGCCTGATCGAGCGCGTGTTCAACCAGATCTGGAGCGTGCGCCAGCCGCGCCCCTGGGCCCAGCGCCTGCTGGTGTACTGGGCCCTGCTGTCGCTGGGACCGCTGCTGTTCGGCCTGTCGCTGAGCTTCACCTCGCAACTGGTGGACGTGACTGGCGGCCTGGAGCGCGACGCGTCGCTGCTCGGCACCCTGTTCTTCACCCTGGCCTCGGTGGCGGTAACGACCGCCGGCTATACCCTGCTGTACGTGGTGGTCCCGAACCGCACGGTGGCCTGGCGCGACGCCTTCTGGGGCGCGCTGGCGGCGGCCATCGCCTTCGAAGTGGCCAAGCGCGGCTTCGGCCTGTTCATTCGCCAGTTCCCGACCTACGCCATCATCTATGGCGCGCTGGCGGCGTTGCCGCTGTTCCTGGTCTGGATCTACGTCACCTGGATGATCACCCTGGTCGGCGCCGTGCTCACGGCGGCGCTGCCGGTGGTCAAGCATGAGCGCTGGTGGTACCAGCCGGCGCCGGGCGGGGCCTTCGTCGACGCGATGTCGGTACTGAAGGTCTTGCATGGCAGCGCGAAGCTGAGCGGCAATGCGCTGGTCGCCAGCAGCACGATCCGCGAGCACACCCGCATCGGGTACGACGAACTGGGACGCCTGCTGGACCGGATGGTGGGTGAAGGCTGGGTCGGGCGGGTGCAGGACGAAGTTCCGCGCCGGGTCGGCTGGCGCTTCAACCGCCACGGCAGCCAGGAAAACTGGGTGCTGCTGGCCGACGCCGGCAGCCTGCGCCTGGCCGACGTCTATCGCGTGTTCGTGTTCGATTGCGCGGCGGCCGGGAACGTCCAGCGCGAAGAGGGTGAAACGACGTCGGCGCTGGCGCTCGATGCCGGCGAACTGGCGCGCCAGGTCGAGGATGCGGTGGAGGCGGGGCTGGACCAGACGCTGGCCGAGCATTTCGGCGATCCCGAGGAAGCCGTGATCGAGAAGATCGTGGGCTGACGGCCAGTCCAGCATCTCCCTGCAGCAGTCTGGCGTCCGAAATTGACTCACCATTTTGAATACTATCTAGACGTGTTTGACTACTAGCATAAGTGGGTCGACGCCTACGATGCGTAATGATTACATTAGTGACCCGGTACTCAATGAGCGTGCCGGGCCTTGAACGCGTTTCAATAAGGGGGCTGACATGGCCGGGCATCCGAGCTACCGGAAGAAGTTTCAGACCGATCCCGCACTCTTGAAGTTGGCTTCCATGGCGCCGCTCCATCCAAAGAAAGATCGTGCAGTTTTTTACGCTGACGACTTTGGCGCACGCCTCGCATCCTTGTTCGTAAAGCAAAATCCTGAATATACCCGTCTTGATGAACTGTTGAGTCAGACAAAGGCAGGGTGCGATCTTTGGTCGGCGCTCAAGGGGGGAGACTGGAGCCATACTGAGGAAGTATGGTGGGAACTGTCTTGGCGGCTTGCCAGAATTGCAGAAGGCACAGTGAACGTTTTTGGACCAACTCGTTTCGTTCGAAATGAGCCGATCAGCTCTTTTCGACACAGATACTCGACTGGTTCATTTGCGAATTCAGTCTTCGAGAAAGTCGAGTTGCCCGAATTGGAAGCGAATCCACGGGTGACACAGATACTCTACAATGGCAAGCCGTTTGGCGAATAGCATTCCAGCGGCGAATCGGCGCGCATGGCTTTCTCGGCCATCCGCATCAAGCCGACCACGCGCCGCTGCCACCGCTCACCAGCTCAGCTTGCCCGTCAACATCTGCCAGTACATCAGCCAGTCGGCGCGGAACGCGTACCAGGGGTGATCGAAGGTGGCGGGCCGGTTCTTCTCGTAGAAAAAATGTCCGACCCAGGCGCCGCCATAGCCGCCGACCAGCGCCACCGCAATCCACCAGGCGTCCAGGGTGCCGAAGAAGGAGACCAGCGCCGCGATGGCGATCGAGGTGCCGACGAAGTGGGCGCGGCGACAGCGGCGGTCGTCGTGCTGGCCCAGGTAGTAAGGATAGAACTCGGCGAAGCTGGCGTGACTGGTGCTCATCGCGTCTCTCCGATCATGGTCGTGGCGGTCGCGGCGGCGGCCCAGTCCAGCAGGGCGGCCAGCACCGCGTCCGGGGCCTCGCTCATCATCGCGTGGCCGGCGTCCACGCTGACGATCCTGCCATGCGCCAGCGCGGCGGTCAACGGCTGCGCCGAACGTGGCGGCGTCATCATGTCCTTGCGGCCCAGGACGAACAGGGTCGGGCAGGATACCGACGTCGCTGCGGTCGCGCCGTTGGCATAGGCGTTGCAGGCCGCGAAATCCGTATGGAACACCCCATCCGCGCCGCGCGCCGTCATGCGCTGCATCAGGCGCCGCGCCGTATTGAGGACGGAGATGCCGGGACCTGCGGTCGACGGACCCGGCAGCCAGGCGGCATGCGACCAGGCCGCGACCATCTCGATGGCTGATTGTGGATCGGTGCGCGCACTCTCCAGCAGCGTGTCCGACACCTTCATCGGGAAGGTCGTACCGAGCAGGGCCAGCCCCGCCACGCGCTGCGGCGCCAGGTGGGCTGCTTCCAGTGCGATGAGCGAGCCCATGCTGTGGCCGGCGAGCAGCGCGCGTTCGACCCCGGCCGCGTCGAGCAATGCAGGCACCCACGCGGCCATGGCCTCGACCGTGGCCAGCGGCGGCCCGCCGCTGCGGCCATGGCCCGGCAGGTCGGGCGCCAGCACCGCGTGGCCGCGATGGGCCAGCGCGCGGCTTTGCAGGGCCCATACCGAGTGGTCATTCTGGGCGCCATGCAGCAATACAATGACGGGCAGCGTGGGGTCGAAGGTCTTGCCGCCGGTGTAGCAGTAGACCTGCTGGTGGTCGACGTCGAGCAGCATCTCAGGCCCCCTTCGCAGCGAGCTTCAGGCCGCGTTTCAGGTCGTCGATCAAATCGTCCGGGTCTTCCAGGCCGACCGACAGGCGCAGCGTGCCTTGCGTGACGCCGCTGGCCGCGAGCTGCTCGACCGGCACCCGGAAGTGGGTGGTCGACGCCGGGTGGATCACGAGCGACTTCGCGTCGCCCACGTTCGCCAGGTGCGAGAACACCTGCAAGCCGTCGGCGAAGCGGCGCCCGGCCGCGCGGTCGCCCTTCAGTTCGAAGGTGAACACGGCGCCGCAGCCTTTCGGCAGCAGCCGCTGCGCCAGCGCGTGGTCGGGATGCGATGCCAGTTCGGGATAGGACACCGAGGCCACCAGCGGATGGGCGGCCAGGAACTCGACCACGCGCCGGGTATTGGCGGCGTGGCGTTCCATGCGCAGTCCGAGCGTCTCGATGCCCTGCAGGATGGCGAATGCATTGTGCGGGCTCATGGCGGCCCCGAAGTCGCGCAAGCCTTCGCGCCGCGCGCGCAGGGCGAAGGCGCCGACGGTCGACTCGTCGCTGAATACCATGCCGTGGAAGCCGTCGTACGGCTCGCACAGGGTGGCGAAGCGCCCGCTGCGTTCATGCGCCGCCTGCCAATCGAAAGCGCCGCCATCGACCAGCAGGCCCCCGATTGCGGTGCCGTGCCCGCACAGGAATTTGGTGGCCGAGTGGAACAGCAGGTCGGCGCCGAGGTCGAACGGCCGCTGCAGGTACGGCGTGGCGAAGGTGGCGTCGACCATCAGCGGCAGGTCGTGGGTGTGGGCGAGGTCGGCGATGGCGGGGATGTCGAGCACGTCGAGGCCCGGATTGCCGAGGGTTTCGCCGAACAGCAGCCTGGTCGTCGGGCGGATCGCGGCGCGCCAGGCATCGAGGTCGCGCGGGTCGACGAAGGTGGTCTCGACCCCGAACCGGCGCAGCGTATGGGCCAGCAGTTTGTGCGAGCCGCCGTACAGCGCGCGCGAAGCCACGATGTGGTCGCCGGCGCCGGCCAGCGTCGCGAGGCCCAGGTGCATGGCGGCCTGGCCGCTGGCGGTGGCGATGCCGGCCACGCCGCCTTCGAGCGCCGCGATGCGTTCTTCGAGCACCGCATTGGTCGGATTCGAGATGCGCGAATACACGTGCCCCGCCTGCTCCATATTGAACAAGGCCGCGCCGTGGCCGGAATCGCGGAAGGCGAACGAGGACGTGAAATGGATCGGCGTGGCGCGCGCGCCGGTAAGGGGATCGGGGGCGCTGCCCGCGTGCACGGACAGGGTGTCGAAACCGGGAAGTCGGGGACCGCTCATGCTGGACTCTGTGGAATGGAGATGGCGCATCCTAGCAGGTATGGTTTGTTGCGCAATCTGCGCTGCACCATCTTGTCGTCTTGCTTGCACCATGATGCAGCGCAACGCTGGATTTTTTGGCGGGCATAGGCTACAGTCGGTGTTATGCCTTATACAAATTTATCCAGTATCAGCAATATTGACGAAGCGGGGGTGGCGAACATGAAAGTTTCGGAAATCCTGCAGGTGAAGGGCAATATCCTTTATACCGTGACGCCCGACCAGCCGCTGGTCGACGCGGTGACCACGATGTCCGAGAACGATATCGGTTCGCTGGTCGTGATGGAGTATGGCGACCTGGTCGGCATGCTGACGTTCCGCGAGGTGCTCAAGGCGCTGCACGCGAACGGCGGCGCGGTCGGCGCCGGCACCGTGCGCCGCCACATGGACGACAGCCCGATCACCGTGACTCCGGACACCGAAGTCAACGAGGTGCGCCGCATCATGCTCGAGAAGCACGCGCGCTACCTGCCGGTGATGGATGCCCGCACCTTGCTGGGCGTGATCTCGTTCTACGACGTCGCGCGCGCGGTACTCGAGGCGCAGAGCTTCGAGAACCGCATGCTCAAGGCGTATATCCGCGACTGGCCGGCGGAGCAGAACGCGGCGGATTGAGCCAGCGTCACACGCACGTCGTTACCTCCACTGGAGGCAACGATTTCCCGCGAAGGCGGGAACCCAAGTCAATTCGCGCTGACGCTACGTGCGCTATTGGTGGCGGCACTTAGAACTTGGGTTCCCGCCTGCGCGGGAACGACGTGGTTCTTGTGCCGGTAGAAATGCCGCTCACGCCGATCACGCCGCGCGCGTCACCGGCTGGCCCGCCAGCCACTCCAGCAAGCCCTCCGGCGACAGCGGCCGCGCATACAGGAAGCCCTGCGCCAGCGGGCAGCCGAGCTGGCGCAGGATCTGCGCCTGGCGCTCGTCCTCGACCCCTTCCGCGATCACCGACAGGCCCAGGTTGCGGCCCAGCTGCACCACCATCTGGGCGATGCTGCTGCCGCGCGCCGATCCCGTGATTTCGGTCACGAAGGCGCGGTCGATCTTGAGCCGGTCGACCTGCAGCCGCTGCAGGTGCGACAGCGAAGAAAAACCGGTGCCGAAATCGTCGATCGCGATCGACACGCCGGTGCGCTTGACCTGCGCCAGCTTCTCGACCAGCAGCGCCGGTTCTTCCATCGCCATCGATTCCGTGATCTCCAGTTCGATGTATT
This portion of the Telluria beijingensis genome encodes:
- a CDS encoding alpha/beta fold hydrolase; translation: MLLDVDHQQVYCYTGGKTFDPTLPVIVLLHGAQNDHSVWALQSRALAHRGHAVLAPDLPGHGRSGGPPLATVEAMAAWVPALLDAAGVERALLAGHSMGSLIALEAAHLAPQRVAGLALLGTTFPMKVSDTLLESARTDPQSAIEMVAAWSHAAWLPGPSTAGPGISVLNTARRLMQRMTARGADGVFHTDFAACNAYANGATAATSVSCPTLFVLGRKDMMTPPRSAQPLTAALAHGRIVSVDAGHAMMSEAPDAVLAALLDWAAAATATTMIGETR
- a CDS encoding O-acetylhomoserine aminocarboxypropyltransferase, whose protein sequence is MSGPRLPGFDTLSVHAGSAPDPLTGARATPIHFTSSFAFRDSGHGAALFNMEQAGHVYSRISNPTNAVLEERIAALEGGVAGIATASGQAAMHLGLATLAGAGDHIVASRALYGGSHKLLAHTLRRFGVETTFVDPRDLDAWRAAIRPTTRLLFGETLGNPGLDVLDIPAIADLAHTHDLPLMVDATFATPYLQRPFDLGADLLFHSATKFLCGHGTAIGGLLVDGGAFDWQAAHERSGRFATLCEPYDGFHGMVFSDESTVGAFALRARREGLRDFGAAMSPHNAFAILQGIETLGLRMERHAANTRRVVEFLAAHPLVASVSYPELASHPDHALAQRLLPKGCGAVFTFELKGDRAAGRRFADGLQVFSHLANVGDAKSLVIHPASTTHFRVPVEQLAASGVTQGTLRLSVGLEDPDDLIDDLKRGLKLAAKGA
- a CDS encoding CBS domain-containing protein is translated as MKVSEILQVKGNILYTVTPDQPLVDAVTTMSENDIGSLVVMEYGDLVGMLTFREVLKALHANGGAVGAGTVRRHMDDSPITVTPDTEVNEVRRIMLEKHARYLPVMDARTLLGVISFYDVARAVLEAQSFENRMLKAYIRDWPAEQNAAD